The following are encoded in a window of Paramormyrops kingsleyae isolate MSU_618 chromosome 12, PKINGS_0.4, whole genome shotgun sequence genomic DNA:
- the LOC111832908 gene encoding Krueppel-like factor 3 — MLMYDYSVIGGGAMDSLMFQSFPMIPPNKVSPLQTKHIPADFYPNFRGNVTPPGSPDPQLDPLDLSVGQRSLSASPHTPIYAAPSLPSPPMPDAGLRPWSHYPSMPLCYPTVLTQLLPGIPPSMIPLLSNIVMPVPVSPEMNGIMPHKPVERDPYSPPSHPQGLQTKSLRPEPANEKPQKPCEDTMCSEIMAASAIDNKNLPRVHSPFPFTRSTKTPTIHEETPGRKKRHHCDYEGCGKVYTKSSHLKAHRRTHTGEKPYHCMWEGCIWKFARSDELTRHMRKHTGDKPFQCPDCERSFSRSDHLALHKKRHLLV; from the exons ATGCTCATGTATGACTACTCCGTGATCGGTGGCGGCGCTATGGACTCG CTGATGTTCCAGTCATTTCCGATGATCCCCCCGAACAAGGTCTCCCCCCTGCAAACCAAGCACATCCCTGCTGACTTCTACCCCAACTTCAGGGGCAATGTGACCCCCCCCGGCAGCCCTGACCCGCAGCTGGACCCCTTGGACCTCTCGGTGGGACAGAGGAGCCTCTCTGCCAGCCCCCACACCCCCATCTATGCTGCTCCCAGCCTGCCGTCTCCCCCCATGCCAGATGCTGGGCTCCGCCCATGGTCCcactatcccagcatgcccctcTGCTACCCCACGGTCCTCACCCAGCTGCTGCCGGGCATCCCCCCCTCCATGATCCCGCTGCTGTCCAACATCGTGATGCCAGTCCCGGTCTCTCCCGAGATGAACGGCATCATGCCCCACAAGCCAG TAGAGCGTGACCCGTACTCGCCGCCTAGTCACCCCCAAGGACTACAGACAAAGTCCCTGAGACCGGAGCCGGCCAATGAGAAGCCTCAGAAGCCCTGTGAAGACACCATGTGCTCTGAGATCATGGCGGCCTCAGCCATCGACAACAAGAA tCTCCCCAGGGTGCACAGTCCCTTCCCGTTCACTCGTAGCACCAAGACTCCCACAATCCACGAGGAAACCCCCGGAAGGAAGAAACGTCACCACTGCGACTACGAGGGCTGCGGCAAGGTCTACACCAAGAGCTCTCACCTGAAGGCGCACCGGCGGACGCACACCG GTGAGAAACCCTACCACTGCATGTGGGAAGGCTGCATCTGGAAGTTTGCCCGTTCGGACGAGCTGACCCGGCACATGCGGAAGCACACCGGCGACAAGCCCTTCCAGTGCCCCGACTGCGAGCGCAGCTTCTCCCGCTCCGACCACCTGGCGCTGCACAAgaagcgccacctgctggtgtgA